AcgcttttgtttttattattttagaaatcagGACATTTGTATGATATTGCCAATTTTGTGGTCAAACACACTTTACAGTCttctgaaatatttaattgtttgaaaTTGACTTGGATACCCGACCCAAAGTATGATTTTCCTATACGTGCAGAAGGCAGACATAATAGAAAATTTCAATCTaagtatttagaaatatttccaTGGTCAGCTTATAGTGAGATTAATAAAGGAGCCTATTGCAAATGGTGTGTTGTATTTGCTTTTTCAGGCGGTGGATCAGGCAACCAGGTAtattacacagaaaaaaaaactatttcccttgattatttataaatataataattttataataacttctTGTAGTCGTTAAAGAATCTAGTAAGAGAGCCGATGACCAAGTATAAGAATGCAATGGCTGATTTAAATGAACATTCTAACCAATTATCATATGATCTCTAGTCAAAGGGCAAAAGACTTCTTAAAAAACTATGAAAATGGAGACCAAACAGCGGTAAACGTACTTCTCAGCAATCAAAAAAGAGAAATAATTGAACACTATTGTAAGAgacttatacctataattaaaactatacttTTTTGCGCACGTAATAACTTGCCATTACGTGGTCATCGAGAGTCCGGTTCACTTAAATTTGATAATGTACGTGAAGATTGTTTATCGGGTAATCAAGGAATTTTCCGAGCTTTATTGTCTTTTCGCATGGAATCTGGTGACAGAGACCTTAAGTCTCATTTTGATATTTCTGCTAAAAATTGTACAATGATAAGCTCTACTATTCAAAATGAAATTATCGAATCAATGGGTTctgtaattaaacaaaaaattgttgatagacctaacctaacctgcaaTTGAAGCAATACAGCACTGCGAAGATCTTTTTCCGAACATTAAAAcacttttacagtttttatCCACACTACCGGTTACTTCTGCCACTCCAGAACGCACGTTTtctattcttaaaaaaataaaaacttacctGAGATCAACAATATCGCAAGAAAGACTAAATGGCTTGGCTTTAACAAACATTAATGCCACtggtataatgtacctatgatattatgtagaaaaCGTCTAGCAGCGCCATCTATTGTCACCAAATTTTTGTTTCCAAATTCTACATAGCCGTTGGCTCACTATGTATGTTTAATCTATAACCCCACGGCTTTAGATAGAATGGTTGCACAAAAAGTCATTATGTTGTGATCACCAATTGTTCTTGTCAAAAATctgttaaaagttatattatagcgCTATTTAGTtgcttatataaacatcatcaatattatattcttatggGAATATGGGaaatgcaaatattataatattgtaattctttttttttttttttcctgttttgaaccgacgacgccgcgggaaCTGCTTTCGCAATGCGTCGTTTATtgacaacaaatatttattatacatacagggTAGGTAGACGGGACAATACCCCGACTTACCTCCCCTAAGACATGACATATatagcattttataattttaacgacTTCCGCGCCTTCCACGTCATCTagggccgaccggagtccgccgccctggtgtaattatgtaatattgtaattccTACTAGTTGCTACTATAACCCGCGTAGTATAAGGACTATTAATGTTTTTTGcgttttttggaaaatatatgcattttttttaaatatgaccctttttagattttatagctTTTACGATTACTTATCTAGTAGAAGCTCTAAAATAGCACTAAATATGCAAGTACTTATGCACTTAAAACctctataatatacacttaaaatatgcatttaacaaaattgtctacatttttttaaattcttatcgAATAAAAGCCAGCAATCCGCAAAGTGCGCAGATCTCTGTGCACGGCTCACTGTGGTGGTGATGTCGTATGGTGTACGACGTTAGATCGTTAACgattatctataaataaaatttattaattacagcaaattatattattagcttatCGGCGATTCTCAAGCGCTTGTAGAAAATACGTGTGCCCGCGgatagtcaatattattatatgacaaacattctttaaatttttatccaAACATTTGGACTgtattgtttgaaataaaaatgtggggttggaaaaaattgatttaagttCAACATgtctaaaaagtataaaattgcGTATATAAGAGTGTAAAAAATATaccctaaaaacaaaaaagaaacaaaatatgcatttatatgcaaaatataatttcaaaactagCTTTGTACGTACTTGTTTAATACTctgttatttttgtgtttagcaaaacaaatatgcaaatgctacaaGCCTCTGCCctagtaataattatgaatccTCAAAAAAAGTTTGAGTTGAAATCAGTTACATTATTGTCTATTGAGCAAAAACAAGCCTTAGTATTATTCATGCAAGAGCTACTAAAGGGTAAGTTTAGCCCATCGTTTACTTATAAACATTGTAAGGACTTATGGACACAAATAGGCAGTGccgcatttaaacattttgcgCCTCAGTGCAAAAATACGATCACTAAAAATATTCTCctttacaaattttataatatgtatttttactgtaaaccgTTTCAATAAGCCGCATTACTTGAATAAATTACGAAACCATTTTTTTCACTAATGCGTCCTACGTAAGGAACTATCATTAGGCATATTAAAACTCTGATATCTAATAGCTATATAGTGCTATAAATACAttagttgttttaatttcaaaccgcataatttattagtattatataatattatattttgttatattatctctgttattgaaataattaacatttttaaatttttaataattcacaagGAAACAAAATTCCGACCACAAAAATTATGGCACCCGTGGCAGTTTTAGCCAATCCCCCCCCCCTTCTAATTGTGTCCCTGTAAATAGGCAATGAGCTAACTTCTATAGTTGATGCGACAAAGGAACCATCAAagtagaaaaaagtaaaaataatcgttacgtacctattattttatagtaggtcCCTACCTAatcagtttaatttaaaatttaattgaagtatactatctatactcaatggtTCCTATTACATATTTGGAATTTCATACCGACTATAAGGTCTGgttataatgtgtttattttatcaatttctatacttgatatattttcaaaataattttgactcgttttgggctgtttacggacatttaaaattaaaaatttgttgagtttttttttatctataattgccaataaaattttatatacgtaaagttggtttaccgcgtattgtctaaaacgggtgataccacagtaTTATaggaaacaataaaatattcagaGCTCAAAaaagcatatttaaaataattttaaataaacaaaaaaaatatctcacTAAGGATCtgtttaatgaatttaaagtatttacgatgtaacaatattattctacaGAAATGcccaatattatacatacaaattatttaattttaattaattaaaatataatttaattgagtTTAAACCTAGATACTATAACACACGGCTAAAAAACAACTTACGCATTCCTACTGTTCGTGTATTGAAATCTAGTCGATGTTTTTCACAATTGGGTTTGAGATTACTAAACGATATTGCagtgaaaattaataacaatccatttaataaatcttataatcattaattattcacttaattgtaattttctttgaccaataaatattattattatttatttatttatttgaccaCACAGGttcaaattcttatttattttttgtaaaatttagcTCACAAGTAAACGAGTTGCAAATTCTAACATAATAAGAATAGAATCAAAAAtagttggaaaataaaatttaagaaaaaacgggcatttttacacaaaattgattttggtttttggtgtaactctaaaacaaatgaacgcatatacatgacattttcactggttgtttatatttgcaatttctatacacgataaaatttttaaaatattttgatttgttttacactgtttaggaacattttcagtttccaattttattagtatttttttctatggatggcaataaaactttatttgttggttaaaaaagcttgaaaatttaatataaggctcctattatattgttacaatgatatttgaaaaatattaaaaaccttagtcacagtttttatttataagcatttaaagtgcagaccttgacaaaatacggaaaaatcgcgaaaattagcaaattattttgacttaaaaattcataaaatgttttctttttaaatctaagatttgaaaatgtagtacaagattatccataagtttgtctacatctgtcataaaaaaaatgtctacaagaaagtcaaattaaattttttgagtattttattataattacattttttctttaagtaACACTCGTCTTAGTAACTAACctcatataattaaaaataaacttgaaaaattcacAAAACAGATTATGTTCCAtacttaaaataagtaattatacaaaattataaaaataattatacaaaactataaaagtattttttttcaacttaatgaaaattgtattcaaatatacaaaATCAGTTATTAgcaaagattaaaatataaaattaagtctgatgtatacaaaataaaaagcacattataatacaatccgagaaacaaataatttaacactagtttaaaactgacaatgacaATTTTTTTCGCAGCAAATACTTAAAATCAGTTTCTTGGATTTAACATAACCTATGCATGTATAAGACCCTGTTACCCTTATATTATAGGCAGGGCCggatctaggggggggggggggggaagtcgGGGATTTATCCCCGGGCGTATAATTTTCGTGGGCgtattttaaaggttttaaattttaaaaatttaaatttaaaaatggactTTGAAACAAAAGtcataactacaaaataatattttaatagaaatgtGTCATAATGAgtatgtgaataaaataatattatttttatttttaattttaacaagtaataacaatgttatttttaaatggacaaataggtacgtattgcagtttgaaaataatattagatgtgTTACTTTATTGTGCAAATAATAAtctagttaaaaaaatagtttagctACTTTCATACCTTGTACTGCTCATAGTTTAAATTTGGCTGGTGTCAACGCTGCATCATCAAATGTTCAAATGAAAAACTTTTTTGGCAAGATTcaacaattattcaattttttttcgggtTCACCTTCTCGTTGGGAAGAATTGAAATCATTGAAACTCACACTTAAACCATTTTCTGATACAAGATGGTCTTCTAAATCTGTAGCTATAAAAGCGGTTTTTATACAACTACCCGAAGTAAAAAATGcccttaataatataattgaaaaaggTAATGCtgaatcaatatttttggataaaagtttattattattcattgactATGAATTTATTTGCTTGTTATCTATTTGGAATGCTATCCTTTCAAGCATTGATCGCGTTAATGTTTGTCTACAATCGAAatcattaacaataaataaagcTGCAAATCTAATTAAAGgattaattaatgaaatcaccGATTTGCGAACTAATAGACCTGAAACATTATTTCAAAGTGCTGAAGAATTAACTCAAAAAATTGCAACTGTTTTTCCTCAAAAAGAATAAAACGAGTAAAACTATTGGATCTTGAAGAATCTACAGACGACTGGCATGCGacttcaaaaaaaaacttgtattattaatttaaaaaatatttgtgatgtattaattatgaatatgaaCTGGAGATTTGAAAAGCTTAATCAAGTATCTTCTGACTTTGGACTTTGAACCTTTGGAGCTGACCTCGTTGAAAgagattcaaattatttaattaaagctGCTGCTGACCTAGCCATAAATACGACAACGATTTATAACCTTCAGACTTTACTTTGGAAATAATTAACTTCAAAAACCTTGCATTAGGTATGTTACCTGACCTTAAAAATCAAACTCCATTAAATATTCTGGAGTTAATACACGAATACTCAATGACTGACATATtctcaaatatttgtattgctaTTTGTTTGTATCTAACATTGCCCTGTACTACTGCATCGTGTGAACGAAGTTTtagtaaactaaaattaataaaaacgtatttacgATCCACGATGAACCAAAACAGACTTACTAACTTGTCACTTCTGTCAATCAAAAAAGAGAGCACAAAGACAGTTGATTTTGATTcagttattgataatttttctgcAATCAAAGCCAGAAAAATAAAGCTTTAAATATTACGTTTAACATTTTGGAAATTTGGAAaatgtagaataatatattttattatattatacatttaatacataagttataggtaatcattatactatttcaattttcagtacttagttatatttttctttcattgtaGTTTTTCCGTACCTaagtagatacataatatgtaataattatgaagttTTGAgtgtaacaataacaaaaattgaaaatgtataaaatataattgtttatttacatAAAGCTTTTTGCCTTTttatgttaaaacttaaaagtaagcaataaattattaagatttgttaataaataatttataaatgttattattaccaatattattttttttaaaccagaaACTTAGAAATATTTACTATAGATTTTAGCTTTAAATACACCATTAAGAAGttcttctaaaaatattacttgatcatataaaaattaattttttttggtttttaagctacaattgttcaaataatttgtGATACATAATTTATTGGTCCAGTATGTTGCAAACGGCTTTATAATTGGTTGAGTGTGCttgatttttcataaaaaaaaataatactacttCTGGTCATTTCCCTGAAATTTCCTGAAAAgggcatatatttttaattttccccgGGTGTTAAAAAGTTAAGATCCGGCCCTGATTATAGGTGAGTTTaggttcaatatttttaacagtctTTCAATGATACTTGTGCAAATGGTGTTTATAGGCATGAATAACAATATCTTTTTGACAAAATGCACACTCAATAGTGttttcactatttttaaatgaataagaTACTAAATGAGATTTATGGAATGTCAATTTATGTATACTCAAACCTTCAAGATCATCAAATTTTGCAGAACATTTATAACAATCAAATTTATCAGGAGTACGACAACTTCTCTGTTGATGTTTTCTCAGTTGACTTATATTAGAAAACGGAATACAACATGCCCAACACATTAAATTATCCtcatattcaaaatgttttcgaAAATGACATTTAAAAGCATAAATGCTTTCGAAGATGAGATCGCAAGAAGGTTTTAAACAAGTAAAAAGTTTATATGATGATGGTAGTCGAATATTTTGCATGTTTCTTCTTTCACATTCAAATGTATTCTTTTCAATTCCTTTTTCAAAAGGTAATAATTCTGTTTCCTTTGATTCAGGTTGTACTCTGGTAGGTTTTTCTTTATTGTTTGAATTCAGTGATGTATTAGGACGTGCATCAGATGTTGTAGGGGGagtaaactaaaaacaaaaacaaaacaataattaaaaataatacactttatTAAGGTTAGTAAACAGAGTACGTGggttgattattaatattaatacaatatggtATATTCCCAaagagaataaataaattactctatTTCCGATCAGTGACAAATATTTGTgacatattaaacataataattatttaactactgtataatttaattgattgcCTGGACTTTTAGAATgtattaacttcaaaataaatgtaattaattctaGAAatgaatatactttttatttatctataattaacATTAACTACATGTCTTACTACCCTTCTAATACATTAAGTTCTTGTGGAAAGTTTTTTAATAACTCGGACCTGTTTAGTATGATCCTTGATAAATGAAATGGATGTTTTTAAATCAAcacctaattattaaatttaattatatcaattagttatttaattgtcatattttaagttTCTAGTATGtgcaatgtttaatataaacacatataatattttatttattttatttaatatatatatttttagtaatatttttattaatttttattataactcaaTACACTTTACtttcatgattatattattgtaaattggaATATTAAtccgtaaataaaatattaatttattattattattataaacatctttgttttattaaaaaaaagataaatatttttttgtatgagaTATTGTATTAAGGGTTGTAACCTTTTATCATATGCTATGGATTTAGTGAAGTTTGTTACACTCAACTGTGTCTAACATAACCGCCTACACTCACTACTGTGAATAAGTGTCAGTTTACAACAAATACCGTCGACCGCTTTGAAATAATTGTGCACTAAGGAGTGTAACCAAAAAATTATGACAGTAAGTGATGTGTTACGTTGCAAACTTTCATACATAGTATATGATTAGGGGCGGATAGGCCAATTGGGAAATCAGAAATCTTCTAGATGCCTGgtccttgtataatatataaaaattataaaataacaaaaaaaaaattaaatataatttgatttgttttatagGATTgagttattatacattaaagataatatagatatattaagacaagataggtatataataaaatgtacttcCATAAAAGGTTTGGAAAATGTAATTAACTTctatacaaaatgttaatatttatatttatattggttacaaaatatttaaggatattttttgtaaatattaaaatgtacctattatgttcaAACTTCAAATTCTAGTTTGGAACAGCTTAACCTTACTTGATTAACCTAAgactattaaagttattaaa
This genomic window from Metopolophium dirhodum isolate CAU chromosome 1, ASM1992520v1, whole genome shotgun sequence contains:
- the LOC132953621 gene encoding uncharacterized protein LOC132953621, whose translation is MNTKNKSGHLYDIANFVVKHTLQSSEIFNCLKLTWIPDPKYDFPIRAEGRHNRKFQSKYLEIFPWSAYSEINKGAYCKWCVVFAFSGGGSGNQSLKNLVREPMTNQRAKDFLKNYENGDQTAVNVLLSNQKREIIEHYCKRLIPIIKTILFCARNNLPLRGHRESGSLKFDNVREDCLSGNQGIFRALLSFRMESGDRDLKSHFDISAKNCTMISSTIQNEIIESMGSFLSTLPVTSATPERTFSILKKIKTYLRSTISQERLNGLALTNINATGIIKTNMQMLQASALVIIMNPQKKFELKSVTLLSIEQKQALVLFMQELLKATFIPCTAHSLNLAGVNAASSNVQMKNFFGKIQQLFNFFSGSPSRWEELKSLKLTLKPFSDTRWSSKSVAIKAVFIQLPEVKNALNNIIEKGNAESIFLDKSLLLFIDYEFICLLSIWNAILSSIDRVNVCLQSKSLTINKAANLIKGLINEITDLRTNRPETLFQSAEELTQKIATVFPQKE
- the LOC132953622 gene encoding uncharacterized protein LOC132953622; amino-acid sequence: MSQINLHSENFDLCRICLLKPEVDRNVKFSMIFPDDDGNDFNLHRQIEEMFGEKIEKEDIKPKIICENCLNAISKWAAMKKTYSESSIILNYLAKSKFTPPTTSDARPNTSLNSNNKEKPTRVQPESKETELLPFEKGIEKNTFECERRNMQNIRLPSSYKLFTCLKPSCDLIFESIYAFKCHFRKHFEYEDNLMCWACCIPFSNISQLRKHQQRSCRTPDKFDCYKCSAKFDDLEGLSIHKLTFHKSHLVSYSFKNSENTIECAFCQKDIVIHAYKHHLHKYH